From uncultured Pseudodesulfovibrio sp.:
AGAAGGTCAGTATCAGGATGGAGAATCCCTTGGCTGGTTGCTTCATCTTTTGCCATGGAGCCTCTTCAAAGGCGACGACCCATGCAGGCGAGAGCCAACTGGCAATAGCTGCGAACATGAGAACGGCCAGAGCTGAGTATTCGATTGCAAAGAAACTGGTGACGCCGGGGAGCTTTTCAAGCTGTTCCGGGTTGAAGTATGCAAGGCCGTAGTTGCCAAGCAGACCTTCGAAAAAGCCCTTGATGAGCGCGACCAGAATAACCACCGAGATCGAGGTCAGAATTACCCCCTTGACCAGTGGATGTGTGGTTTCGAGCCATTTGCGCTTGAAGGGCCAGAAGTTGAAGATGTAGACCATCCAAATCATCATGATCAGCCACCAACGGCAGTACATGTACCCCACGTACGGAGTGTACATACGCATGATGCCGCGCGGGTCCTGAAAAATCCACCATGTGAGATAGAAGATACCGAGCGTCAGTACCAAGCTGACCAGTGCAGGGACAGGCCCTGACCAGCGCTTGACGAGCTTGCGTTCTTCCAAGTAGCCTTCGCCAAACCGTTCCATTCTAGCCTCCTCTTGAGGGGTTCCGGGATATGGGCCCCACCCCATTTCCCCGGTTGTTCGGTTACCTCCCGGATTTTCCCGGATCGTGTGTTCCTGCCATGGCTTCATATACGGCCATAAGCAGGGCTTCGCGGTCCGGTGAATCCGGGTCCAGTCCTAATCGTTCTGCTTCCATAGAAAGCAATTCCGGAGGAAAGTCGCTTGCGATGGAATCCAACTCCATTTTCGGACGTTTTATGTCCTTTGGCGTTGGTTGTTTTTCGCCCGTAGCCACGGCAGCTACACGCTGCCCAGCCTTGAAACTTCCCCTGAAAAGTTGTCTGCGTGTCATGTCCGCCATACAGTATTCCCTTCTTCCTGTTCCGCTTTTTCCCTGAGGGAGCGGTACACCAGATCAGTCATGGGCACTTGTTCGCGTTCTTCGAGAATGTCGCACATTCTCAGAAAATAATTGGCAGTGATGGATCGTGCCCATTCCCCATCACGAGCTTGCAGTGCGTGTAGCAGTTTGATGTGGTCTGCGAATATTGCTTCACGCTCTTCGCGGCGCAGAGTGAAAAAAATGTTGTAGGTCGCCATGTCGGTGGAGCAGACCTGTTCGACCGTGCGCACCAGAAAATCGTTGCCGGTACCGACGGCTACAAGTCGGAAAAACGTCAGACTTTCATTCCAGACCCGTTCAGCTGATTTTTGAAAAATGGAACGGGAGATGTTGACGCTGCATTGTTTAAGTTCTTCAAGATGACGTGCCCCGATATGATGGGCTGCATGTTCGGCCACTACAGGCAGGAGCATGAATGCCGCTTCCAATTGGTCGGCCATGGCCTTTTCCGGGCTGAGATTGAGATCGAGTGGATTGTCGTGGGCGGGGGAGATGCCAACGCGAAGATAGCAGCCGCTTCCGGGGCGGATGGAAACTAACCCTCGTGCTTCCAGCGAATGCAGGATACCACGAAGTGTGTTTCGACTGACGTCAAGCAAACTCACAAGCCTGCGTTCCGGGGGGAGCCGGTCGCCGGTCTTGAGTTCCATGTCTTGAATGATCTGACCGAGTTTTTTGAGAGCCAACTCTTTCTTTCTCATGTGACACTTGCCGCCTTTGCGCGTTTTTGTGCGCCTATTGGAGTTACCAATTAGCTGCCTCACAACATTACAGCCAACAAAAATGTGTAAATTAGGACAAAACGAACCAATTTATACTTATTACTAAACCAATATGCGAATTGGTAGAACCAATCAAGGAGAAGGGGTGAGTTTTTTGGTGTGACCGATTTATAAAGGAAGAGCATCGCTCAGTGATGATTCATTGAGCGATGTCATAGAGGGACGAGATTTTTTGGATGTATGGGTGCTATTTTTTCCGCTTGGCCGCGATGGCGTCGTTGAGCGGTGTGAGTATGGAGTCGAATGCTTTTGCATCGAAATCCACAAAGCGATTGGGCTCGGTCGAGCAGAGAATCAGTACAGTCCGTAAAATGTTTTTTGTATAGTATGGCTTGGCATAATACGAGCGAATGCCCCGTGGAATAAAGAGTGCCCAGTCAATTGGCTTGATGCTGTCGAGGGTGTCGTCCACCACGAGATGGTCGATTTTGAATCGCGCAATATCCTCAGCGATGGTCCCTTTGTAAGAGAATTTTTCACCAGGGGTCATGTCTGCCAGAGGTGCGCCAACACCGGTTACGACAACGGTTTTTCTGCGGGTTTGAATGTCGGAAAGCATGACGGCATTGCACCGCTTACCTATTTCGGGCAGTTCAAGGACACGCCTGAGCATGTCTGAAATGTTTGCGGCTTCATTAAATATTGCCCGTGTGTTTTCTGGTTGGGCCTTTGATGTTTTTTCTTTTCCTATGCAAATTGGTAATGCGGAAACACGAATCAAGGCGCTTTGCTTCCATGGTACCCACTGGAATTCAACGTTGGCCTTGAGTGGTTCACCTTGGGCTGAGCAGAGATCAAGTGTGCCGTTCCATGGGCGATTAGGCAGGTCCTGTAGAATTGATTCCATGATATCGTCGTTGGTCTTGGGTGATATCTCCGTAAAATGGGGGAGCAGACCATTCATGGCTCGCGGCAAAGCGAAAAGATCACGGGCAGCCGCGTTGGCTTGTTTGATTCTGAGTGATTGATGGTTCATCAGGATGACAGGAGTTGGTACGTTATCGATGCGGAGTCGTGATTCTGCGTCTGTTTTTTGGATATCGCGGATAACATCAACGGTATCACCAACATCCAGAAGATAACCGTAATAATATCGTGGATCGGACGAGTTCACAGCACCGGTCAATTTGAGCCACATTATTCCGTCAGCTGGAGTGTGTACCCGAAAGACTGTCGCCATGGTCCGGCCTTCCCGCACAGCTTCAAAGAAAACATCAAGAAGATGCGCGTCTTCAGGCAGAAGCATCTGTTTTCTGAACGAGATATTTTTTAGAAATAATCGGGCGCTGTCACCAAGAGGGTGCAGGGAGTAGTCGTTGAGGAATTCGATACGCGATCTGG
This genomic window contains:
- a CDS encoding GntR family transcriptional regulator, giving the protein MRKKELALKKLGQIIQDMELKTGDRLPPERRLVSLLDVSRNTLRGILHSLEARGLVSIRPGSGCYLRVGISPAHDNPLDLNLSPEKAMADQLEAAFMLLPVVAEHAAHHIGARHLEELKQCSVNISRSIFQKSAERVWNESLTFFRLVAVGTGNDFLVRTVEQVCSTDMATYNIFFTLRREEREAIFADHIKLLHALQARDGEWARSITANYFLRMCDILEEREQVPMTDLVYRSLREKAEQEEGNTVWRT
- a CDS encoding PAS domain-containing protein; this encodes MTRDIDTETAPSNHTLPMQDLRSFVDDFPALLWRIEIARSRIEFLNDYSLHPLGDSARLFLKNISFRKQMLLPEDAHLLDVFFEAVREGRTMATVFRVHTPADGIMWLKLTGAVNSSDPRYYYGYLLDVGDTVDVIRDIQKTDAESRLRIDNVPTPVILMNHQSLRIKQANAAARDLFALPRAMNGLLPHFTEISPKTNDDIMESILQDLPNRPWNGTLDLCSAQGEPLKANVEFQWVPWKQSALIRVSALPICIGKEKTSKAQPENTRAIFNEAANISDMLRRVLELPEIGKRCNAVMLSDIQTRRKTVVVTGVGAPLADMTPGEKFSYKGTIAEDIARFKIDHLVVDDTLDSIKPIDWALFIPRGIRSYYAKPYYTKNILRTVLILCSTEPNRFVDFDAKAFDSILTPLNDAIAAKRKK